One segment of Streptomyces roseifaciens DNA contains the following:
- a CDS encoding 3-isopropylmalate dehydrogenase: MSRSIRLAVIPGDGIGREVVAQGLKVLSAVLPSDVKLETEEYDLGARRYHATGEVLPDATLESLKGHDAILLGAIGDPSVPAGVLERGLLLKLRFAFDHYVNLRPSKLFPHTATPLAGRPDIDFVVVREGTEGPYTGNGGSLRTGTPAEVATEVSVNTALGVERVVRDAYERAQARSRKKLTLVHKNNVLVYAGQLWKSTFDRVGREYPEVTTDYLHVDAATIFMVTQPERFDVIVTDNLFGDILTDLAAAVTGGIGLAASGNINPDGAFPSMFEPVHGSAPDIAGTGKADPTATVLSVALLLRHLGHEAEAARIETAVAEDLAERDGAAPRSTDETGDALARRVAG; this comes from the coding sequence ATGTCTCGCAGCATTCGCCTCGCAGTGATCCCCGGTGACGGAATCGGCCGGGAAGTCGTGGCCCAGGGCCTCAAGGTGCTCTCGGCGGTCCTCCCCTCCGACGTGAAGCTGGAGACCGAGGAGTACGACCTCGGTGCCCGGCGCTACCACGCGACCGGCGAGGTTCTGCCCGACGCCACGCTCGAGTCCCTCAAGGGCCACGACGCGATCCTGCTCGGGGCCATCGGCGACCCCTCCGTGCCCGCCGGCGTCCTGGAGCGCGGTCTGCTGCTCAAGCTGCGGTTCGCCTTCGACCACTACGTCAACCTGCGGCCCTCGAAGCTCTTCCCGCACACGGCCACCCCGCTGGCCGGCCGCCCCGACATCGACTTCGTCGTCGTCCGCGAGGGCACCGAGGGCCCGTATACCGGCAACGGCGGCTCCCTGCGCACCGGCACCCCCGCCGAGGTCGCCACCGAGGTCAGCGTCAACACCGCCCTGGGCGTGGAGCGCGTGGTGCGCGACGCCTACGAGCGGGCCCAGGCCCGCTCCCGCAAGAAGCTGACCCTCGTCCACAAGAACAACGTCCTCGTCTACGCCGGACAGCTGTGGAAGAGCACCTTCGACCGGGTGGGCCGGGAGTACCCCGAGGTCACCACCGACTACCTGCACGTGGACGCGGCGACCATCTTCATGGTCACGCAGCCCGAGCGGTTCGACGTGATCGTCACCGACAACCTCTTCGGTGACATCCTCACCGACCTCGCCGCGGCCGTGACCGGCGGCATCGGCCTCGCCGCCTCGGGCAACATCAACCCCGACGGCGCGTTCCCGTCCATGTTCGAGCCCGTCCACGGCTCCGCGCCCGACATCGCGGGCACCGGCAAGGCCGACCCGACGGCCACCGTGCTCTCCGTGGCCCTGCTGCTGCGCCACCTCGGCCACGAGGCCGAGGCCGCCCGCATCGAGACGGCGGTCGCCGAGGACCTGGCCGAGCGCGACGGCGCCGCGCCGCGCTCGACGGACGAGACCGGAGACGCCCTCGCCCGGCGCGTAGCCGGCTAG